A window of Quercus robur chromosome 12, dhQueRobu3.1, whole genome shotgun sequence genomic DNA:
GAAAGAggtgatttgaaaatttttctatctCTATATTTCATCTCTTGCAGGAAGATTTAAAAATACTTCCGTACTAAGTTTCAATTATAGTTTATTTTATGGATTGCATGTAAAGcttatacaaattttaaaagaaattgcaGCTTTGAGCAGTTCAGGTGAAAGCATGGTCAACAGATTTTTAGTATATGAAGGTTTCTTGGATATTCTGTGGAAATTAATTCAGTCCATCCTATATGTTTTGTATCTAAAGTGGAAATCAGTTTCTAGAGTGCATCATTAAAACCTGGAATGCTGTCCCATCATGCATTTTGTGGATAAAGTTATGAGGGTGTAATAGTAGAATTGATGGTTTAAAGCATCCAATTCATGTTATCAAGCAATACTGACTGAAATGTTTGTTGAGTGGACGGTTGTCTTAGGAAACATCTTCTTAGAGTTATTAGATAGCTGCTTACATTTGAGGGTGTGATTTCCCTTTGATGGAAAGCCCTATATTGGgcatcttttattttgtaaagaaaTTACTTctaaccacacacacacacacacagatgcCTTATATCTGGTTAGTTTGGGGAAATACAAATCGACTCATTTAGTGCTGCAAAATACATAAGGACCCATTTGAAAAGCTTGCCATCAGAAATTGTatctatttcataatatttCTCATATAATATTGAAGTGGTGTAAAATAGATACAGAAATTAGTAGATATTTTTTAGTGTATCTATTTTGGGTTGCAGAGCTACTAACCATGTAGTGATCTGGCTGCAGTTTGAATTGATGAGGGATTTCTTGAAGCCAGCTTTAGATGGAAATATAGTTGATGCTAGTTGTGGGAGTGGGTTATTTTCAAGACTATTTGCCCAGAGTGGATTGTTTTCTCTTGTCATTGCTCTGGACTACTCAGAGAACATGTTGCGGCAATGTTATGAATTCATTATGCAGGAGGAAACTTTTCCAAAAGAGTATATAgtttaacttttaaatttaaattcattaaaaaaaataagacaagTGAACTTTCATAAATATCATTTGAGTTTTCAATCTGAGTGAGTTTGTTTTTGGTTAGGAACTTAACCTTGGTCAGAGCTGATATCTCTAGGCTTCCTTTTGTTTCAAGTTCTGTTGATGCTGTGCATGCTGGTGCTGCTCTACACTGTTGGCCTTCACCATCAACAGCTGTGAGTATCTCTTCAATATATGGATTTGAAGTTAATTTTTCCTATTGCAGATGattccctcaaaaaaattttcattaactGATATCACACACTGCTCTTTATTGGAAAATGATTCCCTTAAATCAAATGGACCCCAGCTGTCCAAAAggaaggtatatatatatatatgctttttaGCTTtgggtggaaatttttttaattttatgttcatttctatttttgtaTGGAATTCGCTCCTAGAATTATCTGGACTGCATTTCCTTGTACATATTTCGTGTGTAACTTTGTTATTAGTATTGAAAGAAACATGAGGGCTGTTGAACTTTGTATCACACCTTCACCCTCCCCTTAGGGtcaaaacatatcaaaaaagaaaagaaaaaagagagcagTTGAACTTTTGAGTTGTTTAAATGGCCGACCTTAATAAGTGCCAAATGCATTGTGCTAGTCAAGGGAAatcttatttaaaatatattttgtgaaGGGTCAAAAATGCTCTGTTAGATTTTTGGTTAGTCTAATGTAAAAACTCATCCACATGTGGATCTTTTAGCCTCTAGGAATCCTATATAATTTCATCGGAACAATGGTTACAAATCTTGGAGGGCATGTCTGTATGCACCTTCTGGTGTGGTAGTCCCCATACTTCATCCGGTATTACTATTATGCCTAAGATCCCAACATTTGATAATTCCACATAATTGGGTAGCTATGGTTTTGTAGGTAGCTGAAATTAGTCGAGTTCTTCGACCTGGCGGAGTGTTTGTTGCTACCACCTACATACTTGACGGGCCTTTTGCTTTTGTCCCATTTTTGAGGAGACAACGCCAGGTATATTGTTTCAACTTTGAATCTGGCATGGCTGTCTGAGatttaattcaaaatattcCTTTGGAATGGATAGTTTGGAATAACAATTATAGTTTAGATCAAAGGGACTTGATTCTTGTTTATCTTCAGGCATCAtggtttcttatattttttctgGATTTAAGATGTATATAATGGCAAATATCATGGTTTCTTATATTGCTGctctctaaattttttcaaaataagaaattaagaatgcAATTACCTGTGCGCTTAGAAGCAGCTAGAATGACTTTCCCCAACCTTCTTTTGAGAATATCATTGTCAAAATAGGGCtgcaaaaaattgtttaaagaGCTTTCCTTCAGTCATCTGtacttgttttcttttatatgttgCTGATGGTAGTAATTTACTTCCTTTATATAGAATATAGCGGCAATATCAGGCAGCCATATCTTCCTATCTGAACGTGAACTACAAGATCTCTGCACAGCCTGTGGATTAGTTGgctttacaagtataagaaatgGGCTTTTTGTGATGATCTCTGCTTCAAAACCCAATTAAGGATTTGGCAACCTGCTGCTCTCCACCgtcttctctaattttttttggttaatagaaCTACATTTATATAAGATGTTGTTGCCAAACATCTGGGTTCGAATCTCATATATCATAGGTCCTTTTAAATATAGAGAGATCATGGTGTCCAATTATGTAAATGAAATTTGTCATAAGATGATTGTGCAACGCAAATAAAGGTGAAAGCTTATAACttctgttattttttttttttaaatcaaatcaaaatttttatacaTGTTAGTTATTGGACTATCTCAGGGTCATTTTTGACCTTTTGTTATCtgttaagaaatataattatctcaaaatgactagtcacaattgaggtttcttgcagttgttaataaagtccaGTTCAACTCAGTAAATATCaaatgtgggactcatcacacacccacacacattacacaattaatcaaattggggcatcacaatctcctccatttaaatccctaacgtcctcgttagggcccactttgtggggtaagTAGCCACATCTGTGCTATACCTTAAAagaactagtcacaattgaggctctttataattgttaataaagtcTAGATTTACTCAGTAAATacctgatgtgggactcatcacacacccacacacatcacacaatcaatcaaattggggcatcacaacgTATGTTGCAACTTGCAATGTAAAAATTCATCATCTAATATTAGATCGACTTCAAGTCGATGCGCAATCTAATTCTCTTATTATCATACCTAAAActccactttctctctctctctctcgctctctctctcatacacacacAATTGGTAGAGGGTTCAGAGTTCAAACTATCAAGTTATTTAATACTGTGGTGGAGGCAAGCTTCATTATAATGGATGAAGAGACTAGAATAATTTCTAGCAGAACTTATGACTCTGCTAATCAATCCATCTTTGAAGAAAGCACACTGATACACGTATACAATTCAATCCATTTTATGACTAAGATGTGgaaatatttcattaaattctacaaattaagaTCATCTAGTAAAACCATAGCTGGGAGACAGGCTATCTCTGAAAATTCCGTAAGGCTGGAAAAAGGTCAAAAATTGAACTATAGCTCATTGACAAAAATTGTCAGCTTACTAGTAATGAATAATCTTTTTTGTCTTGCCCCTTTGCCAAAAGCTTGAATTTTGGCTTCTTTGTGCCGGCATTTATCTCTctgtcactctctctctccaaatattttatttttctcgtCAGTTTTTGCATTCTGTGATAAATGATTGATTGACTTTGGGATCACacaataatgaaataatttcaTCTGAAGCAAGTCTTTATTGTTcttctttactattttttaattaaataaataacttaattGTCGCAACTTCTATGATTATTCTGGTCATATTGATCATGGCTTGGTTTTACATGAGAAACCCAAGTACTTAGTGACATTATCAGATTATTTGTGTATATAAATCTTAAATTTGTGAAATGATTTTAGCAGGTGAAATGGAAAAGATAAGTGTGGAAGACTTAACTTGTTTGTAGCTGGAGCATTCCAGGATATGCAGAAGCCCACAATGAACAAGACCAAACCATGGACTGCTCCAGAAGATGGATCATTGGGTAAAGCCAGCGAAAGTATTGCTGCTAGAGGGATAGCTGATGCTGAGCTTGTCTGTGCTACAATTATCCTTCAAAAATTTGGGAGACGAGTAGAAAGTAAAGTATACCTCCCATCTTACCACCAAATAGGTTCCCAAAGGAACTACCCATCAAAAACAGGGCTATGAGGAATGTGCAGTTTTCTCATGTGAGAAGCCAGAAAGCTCTAACCACATAGATGAGAATGACAGAGCTGATCATGGGAATGAACCAGTGACACCCTGTGCCCACAATAATCTGGAAAGATGGAATCTTAATAACTGTCTTCGCTTCCTGAACCAGATCCTTCACTTCTGACCAGAAAGATTTATTCTTAACTGTATCTCTGTCTTTTGCATTATAATCTGAAAAGCGAGGATCATTGGCAAAAAGTTGGATCAAAACACCGACCATAACACTGATGATTGCAACAAGATGAAAGGAAATTCTCCAACCAGGAATTCCCATGAATGTTATTGGAGTTATCAATACTGAGAGGAGTCCACCAATAATTGAACCAAGGTTGCCTGTTAGTTGAAGCCACCCAAAAGCTGTACCACGGTGTTGTCATCAGTTGAGTCAGCTACAAGGGACTGAATTGCAGGTGAAACTAGCGCAAGGCCAATCCCATTCAAAGCTCTAGACATGGCCACCCGTTTCACAGAAGATAAATAACTTCAAAGAGAACACAATCATCCGGTATGCCTAGGATATGCACTTCACTTGTACAGCTCTAAAACCGTATATATTTGtagagtaaaaaatataaatatttgggTCAAAATATGATTGTGGTCTTCATATCCGTGAATTGTCAATTGTTTCAATTTAGTTATTAAAAGTGCCTCAATTTTACCCTTCCCCTGCCTTACCATCACTAtgcaagtaaattttttttttcttttttaggaaccaaaaaaaagtGGCTCTAGCATGTGCAATTATCATCTCACACCCAATGTACAAGTTGGGTAAGGTACCATTGGCGCATAACAGGACATACCACTACTTGCGTCCACATTATATACCACCGAATCAGCTTGAGCCAAATGTCGAAGGAAAAATCTTGTATGAGACAAGCTCATGAAACCCATGTCTCACTGAAATGGGACGCACATGTCAGTGAGACATAGGTCTCATGAACCCATCTCAAGAAATACTTTCTCAATGTCACGTAGTAGCCTACAACACAAAATTGTAAccatcaaacacaaataaagttATAACCATCGAGCAAATG
This region includes:
- the LOC126708863 gene encoding uncharacterized methyltransferase At1g78140, chloroplastic-like — encoded protein: MAVVFSNLSSVSLPSQLGNSRRFFFKSCARPRLFDKSIFAGKVRASSTAFVEAKPPTEPIVVENEVSSSKSILACPICYESLTLIGNRVLSVDSAAGSTLQCNTCKKSFYGNQTHYDMTVSSGAKDYGAPMPPATEIFRFPLISFLYERGWRQSFSMGGFPGPEKEFELMRDFLKPALDGNIVDASCGSGLFSRLFAQSGLFSLVIALDYSENMLRQCYEFIMQEETFPKENLTLVRADISRLPFVSSSVDAVHAGAALHCWPSPSTAVAEISRVLRPGGVFVATTYILDGPFAFVPFLRRQRQNIAAISGSHIFLSERELQDLCTACGLVGFTSIRNGLFVMISASKPN